The following are encoded in a window of Candidatus Babeliales bacterium genomic DNA:
- the ileS gene encoding isoleucine--tRNA ligase translates to MSEENKNKNPFQETLNLPCTEFSIRANAHETEPEIISRWKKDDIYSKTMSLHENGKKFIFHDGPPYSNGHIHLGTAFNKILKDIVGKSKRMAGFHVPITPGWDCHGLPIELKVTTELGLEDKKETIDRKTFKKLCRDYASKWIDVQREEFKNLGVMFDWDNPYTTMQTPYEASILESLATFVEKGFIERKGKTVPWCASCQTVLATAEIEYKDKKDPSCYVLFPLADELARKTFPFAFEQNPTLKTIGFLAWTTTPWTIPLNRALVLHPTATYAVLAGPDNVGFIVAKELASKVCKELGIEQKELAEFDPVIFKGKTANSPLIDHQKSKIVLDDSVLLGDGTACVHSAPGCGPEDYVVGIKNGLEIFSPLSANGSYTNEVVPSSLAGMLITDGQWAVLKMLKERGTLLHKGSLNHSFPHCWRCRNPLMFRATDQWFCNLQQHDLVKKTVEEINEGITFVPAWGKERLLNFVQNRAEWCISRQRQWGVPITALLCNGCDTAFVDGDFIRKIAQKVAEHGVEYWDNVTIHDLKRDGILPAAFACKSCGNADLEKFRQERDILDVWFDSGVSHYAVLEKNKKLGFPADLYLEGSDQHRGWFQSSLLSSMVINSATCTKTFLTHGYVVDKNRHKMSKSVGNVVAPDDVIKQYSRDILRLWVGATDFSGDIVMSDTLLKNIAEVYRKIRNTCRFMISNLYDFDMSKDALALNKLCKIDQYILTRLYELEKQIRACYESYDLTGVVRALSNFCTNDLSSMYLDIVKDRLYVEQADGRLRRSCQTAVYYILNTLTHLMAPIMSFLAEEVSDYYQKDKKASIHLNTFVSLKEIEKINTDAKLWKLLEEIRDVVLKALEEKRQAGTIKHSLEARLELYFEADADQVHELKQFIEELARTEDANRFLKDWFIVSQVKFVPSSTGLEQSTLPWVYLKADHALGIKCQRCWQWDDAPAVQDEPLCVRCKELLNK, encoded by the coding sequence AAGGATGATATTTATAGCAAAACAATGAGTTTGCATGAAAATGGTAAGAAATTCATCTTTCACGATGGCCCACCATACTCCAACGGCCACATCCACTTGGGTACTGCATTTAATAAAATTTTGAAAGATATTGTTGGCAAGTCAAAACGAATGGCCGGCTTTCATGTGCCAATAACCCCAGGCTGGGATTGTCATGGCTTACCAATTGAGCTCAAAGTTACTACAGAGCTTGGCTTGGAAGATAAAAAAGAAACTATCGACCGTAAGACATTTAAAAAACTGTGCCGGGACTACGCAAGTAAATGGATTGATGTCCAACGTGAAGAATTTAAAAACCTGGGTGTCATGTTTGACTGGGACAACCCATACACCACCATGCAAACTCCCTACGAGGCATCAATTTTAGAATCCCTTGCAACGTTTGTGGAAAAAGGATTTATTGAACGCAAAGGTAAGACTGTGCCATGGTGTGCCTCATGCCAAACCGTTTTGGCAACGGCTGAAATTGAATATAAAGACAAAAAAGACCCGTCGTGCTACGTACTGTTCCCACTTGCTGACGAACTAGCACGTAAAACGTTCCCGTTCGCGTTTGAACAAAACCCAACGTTGAAGACAATTGGTTTTCTTGCCTGGACGACCACGCCATGGACAATTCCATTGAACCGTGCCCTTGTACTTCATCCAACAGCTACCTACGCTGTACTGGCCGGTCCTGACAATGTTGGCTTTATTGTTGCCAAAGAACTTGCCAGCAAAGTATGTAAAGAGTTGGGCATTGAACAGAAAGAACTAGCGGAATTTGACCCAGTAATATTTAAAGGTAAAACCGCTAACAGCCCGCTCATTGACCATCAAAAATCAAAAATAGTGCTCGATGACTCTGTACTGCTGGGCGACGGTACCGCTTGCGTGCACTCAGCACCCGGCTGTGGACCAGAGGACTATGTTGTTGGTATAAAAAATGGACTAGAAATATTCTCGCCACTTTCAGCCAATGGCTCTTACACCAACGAGGTTGTGCCAAGCTCTCTTGCGGGCATGCTCATTACGGACGGCCAATGGGCCGTGCTTAAAATGCTTAAAGAGCGAGGCACGCTGTTGCACAAAGGTTCTCTTAACCACTCGTTCCCTCACTGCTGGCGCTGTCGCAACCCACTCATGTTCCGGGCAACTGACCAGTGGTTTTGTAATTTGCAACAACATGATTTAGTTAAAAAGACCGTTGAAGAAATTAATGAAGGCATAACCTTTGTTCCAGCCTGGGGCAAGGAGCGTCTCTTGAACTTTGTCCAAAACAGAGCTGAATGGTGCATCTCGCGCCAACGCCAATGGGGCGTGCCAATAACTGCACTGCTGTGCAATGGCTGCGATACTGCTTTTGTTGATGGTGATTTTATCAGAAAAATAGCTCAAAAAGTCGCCGAACACGGCGTTGAATATTGGGACAACGTAACCATTCATGACCTTAAAAGGGATGGCATACTCCCCGCCGCCTTTGCATGCAAATCGTGTGGCAATGCTGATCTAGAAAAATTCAGACAAGAACGCGACATCTTGGACGTGTGGTTCGACTCTGGGGTAAGCCACTACGCCGTGCTTGAAAAAAACAAGAAGCTGGGCTTCCCGGCCGATCTGTACCTTGAAGGTTCAGACCAACATCGCGGATGGTTCCAGAGTTCGCTGCTCTCGTCAATGGTTATTAACAGCGCAACGTGCACCAAAACCTTTCTAACCCACGGCTACGTGGTAGACAAAAACCGCCATAAAATGTCCAAATCAGTGGGCAATGTGGTGGCGCCTGACGATGTTATTAAACAGTACAGTCGCGACATCTTGCGCCTCTGGGTAGGTGCAACTGATTTTTCGGGCGACATTGTAATGTCTGACACCTTGCTTAAAAACATTGCCGAAGTGTACCGCAAGATTCGTAACACATGCCGCTTTATGATCTCAAACTTGTATGACTTTGATATGAGCAAAGATGCACTTGCTTTAAACAAGCTGTGCAAAATTGATCAATATATTCTGACGCGCTTGTACGAACTTGAAAAACAAATACGTGCCTGCTACGAGAGTTATGACCTGACCGGCGTGGTACGCGCACTGAGTAATTTTTGTACCAACGATCTGAGTTCAATGTACTTAGATATTGTGAAGGACCGGCTGTATGTTGAACAAGCGGATGGTCGTCTGCGCCGCTCTTGCCAAACAGCGGTTTATTATATTTTAAATACGCTTACCCACCTCATGGCGCCCATCATGTCATTTTTGGCTGAAGAGGTTTCGGATTATTACCAAAAAGATAAAAAAGCGTCGATCCACCTGAACACCTTTGTATCTCTCAAAGAGATCGAGAAAATAAATACCGATGCCAAGCTGTGGAAGTTGTTGGAAGAAATACGCGACGTGGTGCTCAAAGCGCTTGAAGAAAAGAGACAAGCGGGTACCATTAAGCACTCACTTGAAGCACGCTTAGAGCTCTATTTTGAAGCAGATGCCGACCAAGTGCACGAGCTTAAGCAATTTATTGAGGAGCTTGCGCGCACGGAAGATGCAAACCGGTTCTTGAAAGATTGGTTCATTGTTTCGCAAGTTAAATTTGTTCCAAGCTCTACAGGTCTTGAACAGTCTACACTGCCATGGGTTTACCTGAAAGCCGACCATGCGCTTGGTATTAAATGCCAACGCTGTTGGCAGTGGGACGATGCCCCTGCTGTGCAAGATGAGCCTTTGTGTGTGCGATGCAAAGAGCTTTTGAATAAGTAA
- a CDS encoding ankyrin repeat domain-containing protein: protein MKKSISLFLISIMLAMPATPAASPAIVSNELVNVTYDANFVLLKELINAGHNPLGKVSSFQMFQGSTLLHVAAWNPWNMNNEQSIACLQELLNRGLGINDKGHYGRTPLSCAIIGGGHTEIVRFLLEQEADVTIADDFGYTALHYAAQMDKPYRVKKPVIPYQEIITLLLEHGASKTARTNAIEMRAETVDLMKQIGMSPSKGNETAADIAKRLDLASDIIALLEPVI from the coding sequence ATGAAAAAAAGTATAAGCCTCTTTTTAATCAGCATAATGCTTGCAATGCCTGCCACACCAGCAGCATCGCCAGCAATTGTTTCAAACGAACTGGTCAACGTGACTTATGATGCAAATTTTGTGCTGCTCAAAGAACTTATTAATGCTGGGCACAACCCGCTTGGCAAAGTCTCTTCATTTCAAATGTTTCAAGGCAGTACCCTTCTCCACGTTGCCGCATGGAACCCGTGGAATATGAACAATGAGCAAAGTATTGCGTGCCTGCAAGAACTTCTCAACAGAGGCCTTGGCATTAATGATAAAGGACATTATGGCAGAACGCCGCTGAGCTGCGCCATAATTGGTGGTGGCCACACCGAAATTGTACGCTTTTTGCTTGAACAAGAAGCTGATGTTACCATTGCAGACGACTTTGGTTATACCGCTTTGCATTATGCAGCACAAATGGACAAACCATATCGCGTCAAGAAACCCGTAATTCCTTATCAAGAGATTATTACACTTCTTCTTGAGCATGGAGCCAGCAAAACGGCTAGAACCAATGCTATTGAAATGAGGGCCGAAACGGTAGACTTAATGAAACAAATTGGCATGTCCCCATCCAAGGGCAATGAAACGGCAGCAGATATCGCAAAAAGACTTGATCTTGCTTCAGATATTATTGCTCTGTTAGAACCAGTGATATAA
- a CDS encoding ankyrin repeat domain-containing protein, producing MKKFIGLFFVFTLALTTHAMPAASSNSNGNQQGRLSRTLTLASSWLPGKKSATNKEPSHTDFISAVNANDTEKVKDLFERGYTVEYYYKKGFSGDYYPLHTAMRNQNTEMIEILLNHKHINADERVHSGLTPLHRAVSLNNIYYVKLLLAKGAKKKRTASFFCSHTEINETPVKMAKRLGRSQEMINLLEPSTQEQRLSLVGKSFESKLIEKKKSKLDQIIASSESPMLAKFAENKRKTELFFNAVHRGDAQAVQELIDEQGIDVNAKEKKNFFQYPTALCLAADKRNVKIIEILLRQPNIIISNPNTIKFSYYSLNAPESNTANPLMFAAYDHNLKAITMLLNHGSMDSTIINQQDHAGQTALHYACKSPGGEETIKLLMEKGANSSIRDVYGLTAACYAQRESYSQDIINLLEKGMTGSLKTFILRSTSFFVSSSIGFRSSNNCQKLYQDQLINAIDEENELKIKEILNLDIEQYPYEECLCYAIRNGYLTSLNTLLNDKRAAILNAKTLYQAIESNNIEAIKPLLEYGANCIDNNAYGLARIFERPQWVIDLLKPQLLIDFLQPAKRQCTNNTNKSTDSNLLLEDLLPTFLELTYAPGNDKLDELVDDDSSQPSTSSPAPTPSLTAKTSVRSSSKRIRTEEQKQIITPLYDAIKRGDMIQAIRLISRDNNVNTINSDGETPLHAAVRFAANPDYEYYNLARDILREENESDQELMADLKNRHSLSQRMICLLLDSGAKKQVRNNCGETPFDLATKLIARRKAIVDLLDPAKPWSVSAEELD from the coding sequence ATGAAGAAATTTATAGGACTATTTTTTGTATTTACGTTGGCTTTAACAACTCACGCAATGCCAGCTGCAAGTTCGAATTCGAATGGCAATCAACAAGGCAGGCTGTCCCGCACACTTACTTTAGCATCGTCATGGCTGCCAGGAAAAAAGTCAGCAACGAACAAAGAACCGAGCCATACAGATTTTATATCGGCTGTTAACGCTAACGACACAGAAAAAGTCAAAGATTTATTTGAACGAGGATATACGGTTGAGTATTATTATAAAAAGGGTTTTTCTGGAGATTATTATCCACTTCATACAGCAATGCGCAACCAAAATACCGAGATGATAGAAATACTTCTTAACCATAAACACATCAATGCAGACGAACGTGTTCATAGTGGATTGACTCCTCTCCACCGTGCTGTTTCTCTTAACAATATTTACTACGTAAAGCTTTTACTTGCCAAAGGCGCCAAAAAAAAGCGTACGGCGAGCTTTTTTTGCTCGCACACGGAAATAAATGAAACTCCAGTAAAAATGGCCAAAAGACTTGGTCGCTCTCAAGAAATGATTAATTTACTAGAACCAAGCACGCAGGAACAGAGACTAAGTTTAGTAGGCAAAAGTTTTGAAAGTAAACTGATAGAAAAAAAGAAATCAAAACTTGATCAAATAATAGCATCAAGCGAATCTCCAATGTTAGCAAAATTTGCCGAAAACAAAAGAAAGACAGAGCTCTTCTTTAATGCCGTACATAGAGGCGATGCACAAGCAGTACAAGAACTGATTGATGAACAAGGCATTGATGTTAATGCTAAGGAAAAGAAAAATTTTTTTCAATATCCCACTGCTCTTTGTTTAGCAGCGGATAAAAGAAACGTAAAAATTATTGAAATACTACTAAGACAACCAAATATTATTATTAGTAATCCAAATACCATCAAATTTAGTTATTATTCATTAAATGCCCCAGAATCCAATACCGCAAACCCTCTTATGTTTGCAGCCTATGACCACAACTTAAAAGCAATAACAATGTTACTCAATCATGGATCTATGGATTCTACTATTATTAATCAACAAGATCATGCCGGACAAACCGCTCTTCACTATGCTTGTAAAAGCCCAGGGGGAGAAGAGACTATTAAGCTTCTTATGGAAAAAGGAGCCAATTCAAGCATACGAGATGTATATGGCCTAACTGCGGCATGTTATGCACAACGAGAATCTTACTCTCAAGACATTATTAACCTGCTTGAAAAAGGAATGACGGGATCTCTCAAGACATTCATTTTGAGAAGTACCTCTTTCTTTGTTAGTAGCTCAATAGGCTTCAGGTCAAGTAACAATTGCCAAAAACTTTACCAAGATCAGCTTATTAATGCTATTGATGAAGAGAATGAATTAAAAATCAAAGAAATTCTAAATCTTGATATCGAGCAATATCCTTACGAAGAATGCCTTTGCTATGCCATTCGCAATGGTTACCTTACCAGCTTAAATACGCTTCTTAATGACAAAAGGGCTGCTATTCTTAATGCAAAGACTCTTTACCAAGCTATAGAAAGTAACAACATTGAAGCGATTAAGCCACTTCTTGAATATGGTGCTAATTGCATAGACAATAACGCCTACGGTTTAGCACGCATATTTGAACGTCCTCAATGGGTTATTGACTTATTAAAACCTCAGCTGCTTATTGATTTCTTGCAACCGGCAAAACGCCAATGTACTAACAATACAAACAAAAGCACAGATTCAAACTTATTGCTAGAAGACTTACTACCAACATTCCTAGAGTTAACATACGCCCCAGGCAACGATAAACTTGATGAACTTGTTGATGATGACTCTAGTCAACCAAGTACTAGCTCACCAGCTCCAACCCCAAGCTTAACGGCAAAAACATCAGTAAGATCAAGCAGCAAGAGAATAAGAACTGAAGAACAAAAACAAATAATAACTCCCCTTTATGACGCAATAAAAAGGGGAGACATGATACAAGCGATAAGGTTAATTTCTCGGGATAACAACGTTAATACTATTAACAGCGATGGAGAAACTCCTTTACATGCAGCGGTTCGCTTTGCTGCTAACCCAGATTATGAATACTATAATTTGGCAAGAGATATACTAAGAGAAGAAAATGAATCTGACCAAGAATTAATGGCTGATTTGAAAAACAGGCATAGTCTTTCACAACGTATGATTTGTCTACTTCTCGACAGTGGCGCCAAAAAACAAGTGCGTAACAATTGTGGCGAAACACCTTTCGATCTTGCTACAAAACTTATAGCTCGTCGAAAAGCAATTGTTGATTTATTGGATCCAGCAAAGCCATGGAGTGTCTCTGCCGAAGAACTTGATTAA
- a CDS encoding ankyrin repeat domain-containing protein — translation MKKFIGLFFVFTLALTTHVMPAASSSSSSSTNDAQQARISSWERISGRSSRLGRNILALGGCRVRIPYDFDILYAAEEGNVQELRSLIAQGFNINYVDRFGCGSGRTALHAAAGNGHTACVQILTTHGANVNALCNNQETPLTIAIHSGNMAAIKLLIDAGANKEHKTANGETALQRAKRLNKSKEIIKLLKSSTTKRQRTNTSPNSDQILMPLLAFPGNDELIDDDIYGTDALISLPSTSSSSSEHTSATSSKKRTRTEEQSKENPYILKINYGEIDNKEISNWIKNPRAPWSVSGEELD, via the coding sequence ATGAAGAAATTTATAGGACTGTTTTTTGTATTTACGTTGGCTTTAACAACTCACGTAATGCCAGCCGCAAGCTCATCAAGCTCAAGTTCAACAAACGATGCGCAACAAGCTCGTATCAGCTCGTGGGAACGCATTTCAGGACGAAGTTCAAGACTAGGAAGGAACATTCTAGCCCTAGGAGGCTGCAGGGTCCGTATACCTTACGACTTCGACATCCTCTATGCCGCAGAAGAAGGTAATGTACAAGAATTAAGAAGTCTTATCGCACAAGGCTTTAACATTAACTATGTCGATCGATTTGGTTGTGGTAGCGGCAGAACCGCTCTTCATGCCGCTGCTGGTAACGGCCACACAGCATGTGTACAAATACTTACTACGCATGGTGCAAATGTTAATGCTTTATGCAACAACCAAGAAACTCCACTTACTATTGCAATACACAGCGGCAATATGGCAGCCATTAAACTACTTATTGATGCTGGCGCCAACAAAGAACATAAAACGGCAAATGGAGAAACAGCACTTCAAAGAGCAAAGAGATTAAATAAAAGCAAAGAGATTATTAAGTTGTTGAAATCATCAACAACAAAACGTCAACGTACCAACACTTCACCAAACTCAGACCAAATCTTAATGCCCCTGCTAGCCTTTCCAGGCAATGATGAACTTATTGATGATGACATTTATGGCACCGATGCACTTATAAGCTTGCCAAGCACCAGCTCAAGTTCATCTGAACACACATCAGCGACATCGAGCAAAAAGAGAACCAGAACTGAAGAACAATCAAAAGAAAATCCTTACATTTTAAAAATCAATTATGGCGAGATTGATAATAAAGAAATATCAAATTGGATAAAAAATCCAAGAGCACCATGGAGTGTTTCTGGCGAAGAACTTGATTAA
- a CDS encoding ankyrin repeat domain-containing protein → MKKFIKIVLITLALTAPIAGQLNAGIEKMIHRLSQEKGWTSLHEAVKNRDIDKVQELIAAKAQINVATEHGATPLHIAILNGDYELVEILLNNKANINARTIKGTTPLVIAACCGYTKIVELLINQGADIDGANYDGITPLHAAAYSGDHKSVKMLINRGANVCALDLDNKTPLYYALENEEIQCVKSFLINGSIFQLIRDDKFDPEVAKLLVEQNNLEMIDAFRNTARKIHAYLNNKR, encoded by the coding sequence ATGAAGAAATTTATAAAAATAGTTTTAATTACTCTGGCTTTAACAGCACCAATAGCAGGCCAACTGAACGCTGGCATAGAAAAGATGATACATCGTCTTTCTCAAGAAAAAGGTTGGACTTCCCTCCATGAGGCTGTTAAAAACCGTGACATTGATAAAGTACAAGAGCTTATTGCAGCCAAGGCACAAATAAACGTGGCAACAGAACACGGTGCAACACCTCTTCACATTGCCATACTCAATGGAGATTATGAATTAGTAGAAATACTCCTTAACAACAAAGCAAACATAAATGCTAGAACAATTAAGGGAACAACTCCTTTGGTTATTGCCGCATGCTGTGGCTATACCAAAATAGTAGAGTTACTCATTAATCAAGGTGCTGATATAGACGGTGCAAACTATGATGGCATTACCCCTCTTCATGCTGCCGCGTATTCGGGTGACCACAAATCTGTAAAAATGCTTATTAATAGAGGAGCTAATGTATGCGCACTCGATTTAGACAACAAAACCCCTCTTTACTATGCGTTAGAAAATGAAGAAATTCAATGCGTAAAAAGTTTCTTGATTAATGGAAGCATTTTTCAATTAATCAGGGATGATAAATTTGATCCCGAAGTTGCAAAACTTTTAGTCGAGCAAAACAATCTTGAAATGATAGATGCTTTCAGGAATACAGCACGAAAAATACACGCTTATTTAAACAACAAACGCTAA
- a CDS encoding ankyrin repeat domain-containing protein — protein sequence MEKKLLGMFFLFSLALTANAMPASSSFQDRENFDNSGDFDVNAKSTSFPHMTLLQKAAINGNVESVRCLIKAGANVNAEDDINNTALDYIIEQLDYGLEQDFVEKLMETAALLINAGAIVKDKDYLGLIHPQTEPFKALIAPYLSRKK from the coding sequence ATGGAAAAGAAATTATTAGGAATGTTTTTTCTATTTAGCTTGGCTTTAACAGCCAACGCAATGCCTGCTTCTTCGTCATTTCAAGACAGAGAAAATTTCGATAACAGTGGTGATTTTGATGTAAATGCCAAGAGTACAAGTTTTCCCCACATGACATTACTGCAGAAAGCTGCAATAAACGGCAATGTCGAATCTGTGCGATGCCTCATAAAAGCCGGCGCCAATGTTAACGCTGAAGATGATATTAATAACACGGCTTTAGACTATATTATTGAGCAACTTGATTATGGCCTTGAACAAGATTTTGTTGAGAAACTTATGGAAACAGCAGCATTACTCATCAACGCCGGTGCTATCGTAAAAGATAAAGACTACCTTGGCCTTATCCATCCGCAAACAGAACCATTTAAGGCTTTAATAGCGCCTTATCTTTCAAGAAAAAAATAA
- a CDS encoding ankyrin repeat domain-containing protein yields the protein MKKSFFCSFLIALAFTATVMPAASPTKETLLVALQNDDLVKIQEIIEVDKSNITICDHDGRTALYIAAFHDDIDLAEYILVHHNLSGIAFNKFINQPEKHCGWTPLHVATILEHDQMIDMLIKAGANTTKKDLQGRTPEQLAAEVVYSDNEYYDNETSDSSTDLSTDSDDSQGYLSSSDEDKSQKKRIKKTN from the coding sequence ATGAAAAAAAGCTTTTTTTGTTCATTTCTAATCGCTTTGGCCTTTACAGCCACTGTTATGCCTGCAGCTTCTCCAACTAAAGAAACACTTCTTGTAGCCCTACAAAATGACGATTTAGTAAAAATCCAAGAAATAATTGAAGTTGATAAAAGCAACATAACAATCTGTGACCACGATGGCAGAACAGCCCTTTATATTGCTGCTTTTCATGATGATATAGATTTGGCTGAGTATATTTTAGTACACCATAACCTTTCTGGTATTGCCTTTAATAAATTTATTAATCAACCAGAAAAGCACTGTGGGTGGACACCTCTTCATGTTGCAACAATTTTAGAACATGATCAAATGATAGATATGCTTATTAAAGCTGGAGCTAATACTACGAAAAAAGATCTACAAGGCAGAACACCTGAACAACTTGCAGCTGAAGTTGTTTATAGTGATAACGAATATTATGATAACGAAACGTCAGATTCAAGTACAGACTTAAGTACAGATTCAGATGATTCACAAGGATATTTATCTTCAAGTGATGAAGATAAAAGTCAAAAAAAGCGCATTAAAAAAACAAACTAA
- a CDS encoding prepilin-type N-terminal cleavage/methylation domain-containing protein — MKRRLLRRLAKPRPSGFTLVEVTVYLALSSILACLAFSLFNQTSLSIARRSAAHQDLVRTTIFVDLLKRDLASASMQSADWVAKRATFKQEFIDPRGNLESQWVSWSVSKDGLMRSYGLYEPAKKQWARKQTDFFGCGVTEVRLEPVINRDTNCVEAVAVTYEQQSKIYQATVPLQNRIIV; from the coding sequence ATGAAGAGACGGTTGTTGCGCAGGCTCGCTAAGCCAAGGCCTTCTGGCTTTACGCTGGTTGAAGTTACGGTGTACTTAGCGCTTTCTAGTATTTTGGCCTGCCTGGCCTTTTCATTGTTCAACCAAACAAGCCTTTCTATAGCTCGCCGCTCGGCAGCGCACCAAGATTTGGTACGGACTACTATTTTTGTTGATTTGCTCAAGCGCGATTTGGCCAGTGCCAGCATGCAGTCGGCCGACTGGGTAGCAAAGCGAGCTACTTTTAAGCAAGAATTTATCGATCCGCGCGGTAATCTTGAAAGTCAGTGGGTAAGCTGGTCGGTTAGCAAAGATGGCCTGATGCGCTCGTATGGCCTTTATGAACCGGCAAAAAAACAGTGGGCGCGCAAGCAGACCGATTTTTTTGGCTGCGGCGTGACGGAGGTTCGTTTGGAGCCTGTTATTAATCGAGATACCAATTGTGTTGAGGCGGTAGCAGTTACGTATGAACAACAGAGTAAAATCTATCAGGCAACGGTTCCATTGCAAAACAGGATTATCGTATGA
- the rplI gene encoding 50S ribosomal protein L9, with protein MRIFLLQDVEKLGMAGQIVDVSDGYAQNFILPRKLGIKVTGADMKFYKERTVKEKVTAEVLSSKVAMLAERIKGMHVTIKERVHDDGKLYGAVGADEVVELLKEKDVTINRKQVEFNKAIRSLGEHKVVIKLSSKLKPELTLKVVAKDE; from the coding sequence ATGCGTATTTTTTTACTCCAAGATGTTGAAAAGCTTGGCATGGCAGGACAAATTGTTGATGTGAGTGACGGTTACGCTCAAAACTTTATTCTTCCAAGAAAGCTTGGTATTAAAGTTACCGGTGCTGATATGAAGTTCTATAAAGAACGTACCGTTAAAGAAAAAGTTACTGCAGAAGTTTTAAGCAGTAAAGTTGCTATGCTTGCTGAACGTATTAAAGGCATGCATGTTACTATTAAAGAACGTGTTCATGATGATGGCAAACTTTATGGCGCTGTTGGTGCCGATGAAGTAGTAGAATTGCTTAAAGAAAAAGATGTTACTATAAATCGCAAACAAGTTGAATTCAACAAAGCAATTCGTTCGCTTGGCGAGCACAAAGTTGTTATTAAGCTTTCTTCAAAGCTTAAACCAGAATTGACGCTTAAGGTTGTTGCAAAAGACGAATAA